The genomic stretch gggccgaatggccttctcctgctcctatctcttatggtggtggtgagccgccttcttgaacctctgcagtccgtgtggtgggtctgttactggactagtaatccagaggggtacagtagtgcagtgattctgttactggactagtaatccagaggggtacagtagtgcagtgggtatgttactggactagtaatccagaggagtacagtagtgtagtgggtatgttactggactagtaatccagaggggtacagtagtgtagtgggtctgttactggactagtaatccagaggggtacagtagtgtagtgattctgttactggactagtaatccagaggggtacagtagtgtagtgattctgatactggactagtgatccagaggggtacagtagtgcagtgggtatgttactggactagtaatccagaggggtacagtagtgtagtgggtctgttactggaccagtaatccagaggggtacagtggtgtagtgggtctgttactggaccagtaatccagaggggtacagtagtgtagtgattctgttactggactagtaatccagaggggtacagtagtgtagtgattctgttactggactggtaatccagaggggtacagtagtgtagtgattctgttactggactggtaatccagaggggtacagtagtgtagtgattctgatactggactagtaatccagaggggtacagtagtgtagtgggtctgttactggactagtaatccagaggggtacagtagtgtagtgggtctgttactggactagtaatccagaggggtacagtagtgtagtgattctgttactggactagaaatccagaggggtacagtagtgtagtgattctgttactggactagtaatccagaggggtacagtagtgtagtgggtctgttactggactcgtaatccagaggggtacagtagtgtagtgggtctgttactggactcgtaatccagaggggtacagtagtgtagtgattctgttactggaccagtaatccagaggggtacagtagtgtagtgggtctgttactggactcgtaatccagaggggtacagtagtgtagtgggtctgttactggactagtaatccagaggggtacagtagtgtagtgggtctgttactggacgagtaatccagaggggtacagtagtgtagtgggtctgttactggactagaaattcctcctcatttccgtcttaaacgggcgaccccttattgagactatgtcccctagttttagattcccccatgaggggtaacatcctctcagcatcgaccctatcgagtcccctcagaatcttatatctttcaataagatctcctctcattcttctaaactccagtgagtacagacccaacctgttcaatctttcctcataagacaacccttccatacccggaatcaaccgagtgaaccttctctgaactgcctgcaatgcaagtatgtccttccttaaataagggcaccagaactgtacgtagtactccaggtgtggtctcaccagcaccctgtacagttgtagcacgacttccctgcttttatactccatccccctagaaataaaggccaatattccatttgcctcacggattacctgctgcacctgtatgttgactttttgtgtttcatgtacgaggacacccagatccctctgtaccgcagcattttgtagtaattctccattcaaataatattttgcttttttattttccctcccaaagtggacgacctcacattttcccaccttatattccatctgccaaatttttgcccgttcCCTTAACCTCtcaatatccctttgcggacACTTTGTGCCCTGATCGCAACTTGCTTTCCCGCCTATCTTTGCATCTCCTCGAGGGGGCGACCAGGGATGGGCCACGATATGCCCGGCCTTGCcaggcgatgcccacatcccccgAATTGAGTCGTCCCGCTGATTGGCCAGgagggatatgttggccttggagtgggtgcggagacgaggcttgtgttccctcgagtttGGAAGATTAAGGCGGGGAGGACCTAATGgaggggtttgagatgattgAAGGGTTccatagggtcgatggagagagcaactatttcctctggtggagggagTCCAAACAAGGggagcagaaccttaaaattagatccCCGGGGTGAAGCCGGGAGgcctttcttcacacaaaggggagcaggagcctggaactctctccccccgaaaTCTGGGGGTGCgttggagctttcaggactgagatggagAGATCTCCGTTGGGGTGTCGAGGGATAGGGAGCGAAGGATGGAGGCCACgacgggctgaacggcctccccctgctcCTACGTACGGATCACCCCAACGGCGGccgggagggtggtggggggggggggggggggttggcaacggcctcgaggggccgaacggcctccagcTGCCCCCTGGAAGGCTGGAGAGAAAGCAGACCGACAACCTGTGGGGGTGtacaaatgtttttttatttcatGAAAAAGAACGGTCGCCGGCGGGGGGGGCCGGGGCTGTCGGCCGAGGAGGGGGGCCTCATTGCCCGCTCAGGTTGTTGGTGAAGAAAGGGTCAATGTCGACCATGGCGTCCCAGAGCGCGTCCTTGGCCTGCGACCCTCGACCCCGGACGATCACGCAGAGTTCCCGGCTCTTCTCCTGCCTGGTGGGGTACGAACGGATCTTGTCGTAATGCTCGGTGGTCAAGATTTGGCGGGCCAGCAGGCTGTCCAGCACCGCGTCGACCGAGTTGAAGTTTTGCACGATCTGGATGAAGTGTTTCTCCACTGGATGCacgactgggagggagagagagacatctcAGATCAGCTCACACTGCGTCAAGACCAGAGCCCCAGGGGCACAGACCAAACAGGATAGGGGCCAGGGTTAACCCTGGGGGAGCTATCTGTTCTCAGCAGCTGGGATtggctccctctctgtctctctctctctgtctcactcttcccctctctctttctctgtctctctctctctctgtctctctctcttcccctctctcttcccctctctctcttcctctctctatctctctctctcttcctctctctatctctctctctcttcctctctctctctctcttcccctctctctctcttcccctctctctcttccccccactctcgctctctctcttccccctctgtctctctgccctttctctcttccccactctctctcttccactctctgtctctctcttcccctctctctctcttcccctctctctctctcttcccctctctctctctcttcccctctctctctctcttcccccctctctctctctctctctctcttcctcactctctctctcttcccctctctctctctctctcttcccctctctctcttccccactctctctctctctccccctctctgtctctctcttcccctttctctctctcttccccactctctctctcttccccactctctctctcttcccctctctgtctctctcttcccctctctctctctctcttcccctctctctctctctcttccccactctctctctctcttccccactctctctccctctctcttcccctctctgtctctctcttcccctttctctctcttcccctctctctctctctcttccactctctctctctctgtgtgtctctctctctctttgtctgtctgtctgtctgtctgtctcttttcccctctctgtctgtctctctctctctgtctcactctccctctccctctctctctcactctctctctgtctcagactgactctctctctctttgtctgtctgtctctctctctttgtctgtctctctctctctctcttcccctctctgtctctctctctctccctctctctctgcctctctctgtctcactctccccctctctgtctctatctctcccctgctcactctgtctctctctcccttgctctgtttctctatttctgtctatccctatctctctgtctctctctctctcccccctccgtctctctctctctgtctctctctctctgtctctctctctctgtttctctctctctgtctctctctctctgtctctctctctctgtctctctctctctgtctctctctctctgtctctctctctctgtctctctctctctgtctctccctctcactctctctccctctcactctctctgtctctccttctcactctctctctctctctctctgtctctctccttctttctgtctctctctctctatttctgtctctctgtctgtctctctccctctctctctgttcctctttctctctatccctcgctctctccctatcTGTTACTCTCtgtatgtttttctctctctctccctgcctgactgtgcctgtctctctctctctccgtatctCTCTGGTCTTTCTCCCTctgcgtccctctctctctgtccctctgtttttctctctctctccctgcctctcagtctctctgcatctctctcgttctctctctctacatatcTTTCtgtccatccatctctctctatctatccatctctctcgctcccccatctgtctctctgtctacgccctcttccccctcctgaagccctgcaggcaggcaggcagcccCAGCGGGAATGGGCCAACCTCCATACCTCAAGCAAATGGCCCTTCTCCGCGTGACAGGCCAGCGGGCTATTCCACCATGGGagccagcctcctcctcctcaggtggGGTCCACAGAATTGGACTCACGCCGGGGCGGGCTCTCCCCCTCGCCGAGGGGGTCCCAGGGGAATTGCGGCCCCGGTGGAATCGGACAACTGAGCACCGGGCCCGAGGTGAagcctgggactttcctgctcGCTGTGTGCGATGGTCCGTCTGCGGGTTTGACGGGTTTATACACCGCCTGCAGCCCGTCGGCCCCCGTTCCctccctctgaaagagctctcccctcaggctcgaggggccgagcggCCTCCCCCCGTCCCCGTGTATCGCCCTCGAGGGGCCGAGCGGCCTCCCCCCGTCCCCGTGTATCGCCCTCGAGGGGCCGAGCGGCCTACCCCCGTCCCCGTGTATCGCCCTCGAGGGGCCGAGCGGCCTACCCCCGTCCCCGTGTATCGCCCTCGAGGGGCCGAGCGGCCTACCCCCGTCCCCGTGTATCGCCCTCGAGGGGCCGAGCGGCCTCCCCCCGTCCCCGTGTATCGCCCTCGAGGGGCCGAGTGTTTGAATTGATGATTAGAGAGTTTCTCCTGAGATGAAACTCTACCCAGCctcaaacagagacacacacacacatacacagactctcacacagacacggacacacacacacacacacagactctcacacagacacggacacacacacacacacacacacagactctcacagacacacacagactctcacacagacacacacggacacacacacacacacacagacagactcacacacacacacagacagacagactcacacacacacacagactctcacacagacacacacggacacacacacacagacagactcacacacacagacagacacacacacacacggacggacacacacacagacagacacacacacacacacacacacacacacacacaaacagactcactcacacagacacacacaaactctctcacacacagactctctcacacacagactcacacacacacacagacacacacacagactcacacacacacacagacacacacacagactcacacacacacagactcacacacacacacacacacacagacagactcacacacacagacacagacacacacacacacacacacacggacggacacacacacagacagacacacacacacacacacacacaaacagactcactcacacagacacacacagactaactcacacacacacagactctctcacacacagactcacacacacacacagactcacacacacacacacacacagactcacacacacaaacccccctccctccctctctctctctctttgtctacaAGCCACATGCTGAACCCGGAAGTAATCTCTCGAAAAGCAGCTCTGCAGAACCATTGCCCGGCTCGCGGCTCGACTTTGCTCCTTCCTTGCACACCAGCTTGTGCACAACACACCTGCACCTCGTCCCGAACCTCCGGCCAAGCTGCACCGTGCACACTTGCTCTTTGCACACTGGCGAGGCgggcgtgtgtttgtgtgcgtctgTCCGTCTGTGTTCTTGCAGGAACGCCTGAGGTTTAAACTCCGAAACTCTCTGATCGCACACTCACCTGTGCCCTGGGGCTTTGCGCCTGCCCCTCTCACCACGGCCCCACCGGGGTTGAGGTCTCCCTCCAGACCATCCGCGATGCTCCTCTCGTTTATCTCCCTGAGAAGCTGCACAGCCAGGCGCCCAGCGAATTCCTCCCGGTAGTAGCTGATCATCAGGTTGACGACGTCCACCGTGTCGGCCCCCTCAAGTCTGCCCCGAGGGATTCGGCTGAAGTCTCTCTCCACCTCGGCCTCGGTCAGGTGCTGCTTGAAACGCCTGAAGCCGTGCCTTTCCAAGTTGTCCAAAGCGTCCACCAGGATCTGGCGGGCGGCCCTTGGCATGGCGAGCCTCCCCGGAGTTCAGGGGACGTGCGAGAAAGGGGCTGGAGAGCGCGGGGAGGGTGACCGAGCGAGATatcgagagagggggagcggggctcTGAGACTCTCCCTCTTCCTCAATCGAAAACACAACCCTTCCCGACTCTGAGACTCTCCCTCTTCCTGAATCGAAAACACACCCCTTCCCGACTCTGAGACACTCCCTCTTCCTCAAACTGagactctctcccgccccctcctcaaactgagacactctctccccccctcctcaaactgaggctctctccccccctcctcaaactgaggctctctcccccctcctcaaactgagactctctcccccctcctcaaactgagacactctctcccccctcctcaaactgagacactctctccccctcctcaaactgagactctctcccccctcctcaaactgagactctctcccccctcctcaaactgagacactctcccccctcctcaaactgagacactctcccccctcctcaaactgagacactctccccccctcctcaaactgagacactctcccccctcctcaaactgagacactccccccctcctcaaactgagacactctcccccctcctcaaactgagacactctcccccctcctcaaactgagacactctcccccctccacaaactgagacactctcccccctcctcaaactgagacactctccccctcctcaaactgagacactctcccccctcctcaaactgagacactctcccgcctcctcaaactgagacactctcccccctccacaaactgagacactctcccccctcctcaaactgagacactctccccctcctcaaactgagacactctcccccctccacaaactgagacactctccccctcctcaaactgagacactctcccccctccacaaactgagacactctcccccctcctcaaactgagacactctcccccctcctcaaactgagacactctcccccctcctcaaactgagacactctcccccctcctcaaactgagactctccccccctcctcaaactgagactctctccccccctcctc from Heptranchias perlo isolate sHepPer1 unplaced genomic scaffold, sHepPer1.hap1 HAP1_SCAFFOLD_723, whole genome shotgun sequence encodes the following:
- the LOC137318731 gene encoding apoptosis-associated speck-like protein containing a CARD, giving the protein MPRAARQILVDALDNLERHGFRRFKQHLTEAEVERDFSRIPRGRLEGADTVDVVNLMISYYREEFAGRLAVQLLREINERSIADGLEGDLNPGGAVVRGAGAKPQGTVVHPVEKHFIQIVQNFNSVDAVLDSLLARQILTTEHYDKIRSYPTRQEKSRELCVIVRGRGSQAKDALWDAMVDIDPFFTNNLSGQ